Proteins found in one Butyrivibrio proteoclasticus B316 genomic segment:
- a CDS encoding DUF5688 family protein, which yields MITKEDIVKALSEEGYEVRLVTKHKNHKTKEGITIRQNEEMTAPTLYMDEIPLDKYTDLKELISDIKDFLSRQSTRGDDLKKLAENIDDYNTVKDKLYIEIVSATDNEEFLSSMPHRKVLDFEVIFKLKLSDYAVASVSNALLEAWGVDIETLFNDAMASSEKNMPYGICHVSDVIPKPLTSSFINVPMYIVFRPDDENGAAAILYPEFQEFVGKQIGGFYILPSSIHECIMVPDAFYQLGGASEDVPGALKEMVSLVNKECVPKEDLLSDNAYHYDPNRKVLEFADEYFKNIKDA from the coding sequence ATGATAACTAAAGAAGATATTGTTAAAGCACTGTCTGAAGAGGGGTATGAAGTCCGTCTTGTAACAAAACATAAAAATCATAAGACCAAAGAAGGTATCACTATAAGGCAAAACGAAGAAATGACCGCGCCAACGTTATATATGGATGAGATTCCGCTCGATAAATATACAGATCTTAAAGAGCTGATATCAGACATCAAAGATTTTTTATCCCGTCAGTCCACAAGAGGAGACGACCTTAAAAAGCTCGCTGAAAATATTGATGACTATAACACAGTCAAAGATAAGCTATACATAGAGATCGTTTCTGCAACCGATAATGAGGAGTTTCTAAGCTCCATGCCGCATAGGAAAGTCCTCGACTTTGAAGTGATATTCAAATTAAAATTAAGCGATTATGCAGTTGCCTCAGTTTCGAATGCACTTTTAGAAGCTTGGGGAGTAGATATAGAAACGCTATTTAATGATGCAATGGCAAGCAGTGAAAAGAATATGCCTTACGGGATATGCCATGTCAGTGACGTTATCCCCAAACCACTCACATCCTCATTCATCAACGTTCCCATGTATATAGTTTTTAGACCGGATGACGAAAACGGCGCAGCAGCTATTTTATATCCCGAATTTCAGGAGTTTGTTGGAAAACAAATTGGCGGCTTCTATATACTGCCTTCTTCAATACACGAATGCATCATGGTCCCAGACGCGTTTTACCAGCTGGGCGGGGCATCTGAAGATGTTCCTGGCGCTCTAAAGGAAATGGTAAGCCTCGTCAACAAAGAGTGCGTACCAAAAGAAGATCTTTTATCTGATAACGCATATCATTATGATCCTAACCGAAAAGTTCTGGAATTTGCAGACGAATATTTTAAAAATATCAAAGATGCATGA